In the genome of Rhizobium etli 8C-3, one region contains:
- the prfA gene encoding peptide chain release factor 1, translating to MAKLPVEKMRELERRFGEIEARMSAGPSADVYVKLASEYSELQPVVTKIRAYEKAEAEISDLEALLEDRSVDREMRDLAEQELPDVKERIEALEQEIQILLLPKDAADEKSAILEIRAGTGGSEAALFAGDLFRMYERFAAANGWKVEILSASEGEAGGYKEIIATITGKGVFAKLKFESGVHRVQRVPETEAGGRIHTSAATVAVLPEAEEIDIEIRPEDIRIDTMRSSGAGGQHVNTTDSAVRITHLPTGIVVTSSEKSQHQNRAKAMQVLRSRLYDAERQRADNERSADRKSQVGSGDRSERIRTYNYPQGRITDHRINLTLYKLDRMMEGEINEVVDALLADYQASQLALLGEQQ from the coding sequence GTGGCGAAGCTTCCCGTTGAAAAGATGCGCGAGCTGGAACGCCGCTTCGGCGAAATCGAAGCGCGGATGTCGGCCGGCCCGTCGGCGGACGTCTACGTGAAGCTCGCCTCCGAATATTCCGAGCTGCAACCGGTCGTCACCAAGATCCGCGCCTATGAAAAGGCTGAAGCGGAAATTTCCGATCTCGAAGCTTTGCTCGAAGACAGGTCCGTCGACCGTGAGATGCGTGATCTCGCGGAGCAGGAATTGCCGGATGTGAAGGAGCGCATCGAGGCGCTGGAGCAGGAAATCCAGATCCTGCTGCTGCCGAAGGATGCCGCAGACGAAAAAAGCGCGATCCTTGAAATCCGCGCGGGTACGGGAGGCTCGGAAGCTGCACTCTTCGCAGGCGACCTTTTTCGCATGTATGAGCGTTTTGCCGCAGCGAATGGCTGGAAGGTCGAAATTCTTTCCGCAAGCGAGGGCGAAGCTGGCGGCTACAAGGAAATTATCGCCACGATCACCGGCAAAGGCGTCTTCGCCAAGCTGAAGTTCGAGTCCGGCGTGCATCGTGTGCAGCGCGTGCCCGAAACAGAAGCAGGTGGGCGAATTCATACCTCGGCAGCAACGGTCGCCGTACTGCCGGAAGCGGAAGAAATCGACATTGAAATCCGACCGGAAGACATCCGTATCGATACGATGCGATCGTCCGGGGCGGGCGGCCAGCACGTCAACACTACGGATTCAGCGGTGCGTATCACGCATCTGCCGACGGGCATCGTCGTCACCAGTTCGGAAAAGTCACAGCACCAGAACCGCGCCAAGGCGATGCAGGTACTGCGTTCGAGGCTCTATGATGCCGAACGGCAAAGAGCCGATAACGAACGTTCCGCCGATCGCAAGAGCCAGGTGGGCTCCGGCGACCGCTCGGAGCGGATACGCACCTACAATTACCCTCAGGGCCGCATTACCGATCACCGCATCAATCTGACGCTCTACAAGCTGGACCGGATGATGGAAGGCGAGATCAACGAGGTGGTGGATGCCCTGCTTGCCGATTATCAGGCAAGTCAACTGGCTCTGCTTGGCGAGCAGCAATGA
- the ptsP gene encoding phosphoenolpyruvate--protein phosphotransferase, whose translation MRDLSGGPRVLLKRLRELMAEPLEPQERLDRIVRQIASNMVAEVCSVYVLRSDGVLELYATEGLKKEAVHLSQLKMGQGLVGTIAASAQPLNLSDAQSHPAFRYLPETGEEIYHSFLGVPILRTGRSLGVLVVQNKASRTYREEELEALETTAMVLAEMIATGELKKITKPGLELDLTRSVTINGDTYNEGIGLGYVVLHEPRVVVTNLLNEDSEKEIRRLAEAMGSLRISIDDLLSSRDVSMEGEHREVLETYRMFAHDQGWVRKLEEAIRNGLTAEAAVEKVQSDTKARMIRLTDPYLRERMHDFEDLANRLLRQLTGYTGHTSGDGFPGDAIILARAMGAAELLDYPRANVRGLVLEEGAVTSHVVIVARAMGIPVIGQAAGVVALAENGDAVIIDGDGGHVHLRPLPEHQRSYEEKVRFRARRQEQFRALRSVEPLTRDGQRISLLMNAGLLVDLPQLAESGAEGIGLFRTELQFMIASTMPKADEQEIFYRNVLKQAAGRVVTFRTLDIGGDKVVPYFRGHEEENPALGWRAIRLSLDRPGLLRTQLRAMLKAAAGAELKLMVPMVTEVSEIATVRELLQKEVQHLSRFGHGLPRKLQFGAMLEVPALLWQLDELMAAVDFVSVGSNDLFQFAMAVDRGNARVSDRFDTLGKPFLRLLRDIVRAGERNNTPVTLCGELAGKPISAMALLGLGFRSVSMSPASIGPVKAMLLGLDAAALAKVMNEALDDIHATTPMREVLAHFAESHNIPL comes from the coding sequence ATGAGAGACCTATCCGGCGGTCCGCGCGTGCTGCTCAAGCGGCTGCGCGAGTTGATGGCGGAGCCGCTGGAGCCGCAGGAGCGTCTCGACCGGATCGTTCGGCAGATTGCCAGCAACATGGTGGCGGAGGTTTGCTCCGTCTACGTGCTGCGCTCTGACGGCGTTCTCGAACTTTATGCGACTGAGGGCCTTAAAAAAGAGGCCGTCCACCTGTCGCAACTGAAGATGGGTCAGGGCCTCGTCGGTACGATCGCCGCGTCGGCGCAGCCGCTCAATCTCTCCGACGCACAGTCGCATCCCGCTTTCCGTTATCTGCCGGAAACCGGCGAAGAAATCTACCATTCCTTCCTCGGCGTGCCGATCCTGCGCACCGGCCGATCGCTCGGCGTTCTCGTCGTGCAGAACAAGGCGAGCCGCACCTACCGCGAGGAGGAGCTAGAAGCGCTCGAGACCACGGCGATGGTGCTTGCCGAGATGATCGCCACCGGCGAGCTCAAGAAGATCACGAAGCCCGGCCTCGAACTCGACCTGACGCGCTCCGTCACGATCAACGGCGATACCTATAACGAAGGCATCGGGCTCGGTTATGTCGTGCTGCACGAGCCGCGCGTCGTCGTCACCAATCTTCTCAACGAAGATTCGGAGAAGGAAATCCGCAGGCTTGCGGAGGCGATGGGCTCGCTTCGGATTTCGATCGACGACTTGCTTTCGAGTCGCGACGTGTCGATGGAGGGCGAGCATCGCGAGGTTCTGGAAACCTACCGCATGTTCGCACATGACCAGGGCTGGGTGCGGAAGCTCGAAGAGGCAATCCGCAACGGCCTGACGGCGGAAGCAGCGGTCGAAAAAGTCCAGAGCGACACCAAGGCGCGAATGATCCGTCTGACGGATCCTTATCTCCGCGAGCGCATGCATGACTTCGAAGACTTGGCAAACCGCCTTTTGCGGCAACTGACTGGCTACACTGGCCACACTTCGGGGGATGGTTTCCCCGGTGACGCGATCATCCTCGCGCGCGCCATGGGCGCTGCCGAACTGCTCGACTACCCGCGGGCCAATGTACGCGGCCTGGTCCTCGAGGAAGGTGCCGTCACCAGCCACGTCGTCATCGTTGCCCGTGCCATGGGCATTCCGGTGATCGGCCAGGCGGCCGGCGTCGTCGCACTTGCCGAAAACGGCGATGCCGTGATCATCGATGGCGACGGCGGCCATGTGCATCTGAGGCCGTTGCCGGAGCATCAGAGGTCCTACGAGGAAAAAGTCCGGTTTCGCGCGCGCCGCCAGGAGCAATTCCGCGCGCTGCGCTCCGTCGAGCCGCTGACGAGGGACGGGCAGCGGATTTCGCTGCTGATGAATGCCGGGCTTCTGGTCGATTTGCCGCAGCTTGCGGAATCGGGCGCCGAAGGTATCGGCCTGTTCCGCACCGAACTGCAGTTCATGATCGCCTCCACGATGCCGAAGGCCGATGAGCAGGAAATCTTCTATCGCAACGTGCTGAAGCAGGCGGCCGGCCGCGTCGTTACCTTCCGCACGCTCGATATCGGTGGCGATAAGGTCGTGCCCTATTTCCGCGGCCACGAAGAGGAGAATCCCGCACTCGGCTGGCGTGCCATTCGCTTGTCGCTCGACCGTCCAGGGCTGTTGCGCACGCAGCTTCGCGCCATGCTGAAGGCGGCGGCCGGCGCTGAGCTGAAACTCATGGTGCCGATGGTGACCGAGGTTTCCGAGATCGCTACCGTTCGCGAGCTTTTGCAGAAGGAGGTGCAGCACCTTTCGCGCTTTGGTCACGGCCTGCCGCGCAAGCTGCAGTTCGGTGCGATGTTGGAGGTGCCGGCGCTACTTTGGCAGCTCGACGAACTAATGGCGGCTGTCGATTTCGTCTCGGTCGGCTCCAATGACCTCTTCCAGTTCGCTATGGCGGTGGATCGTGGCAATGCGCGCGTTTCCGACCGCTTCGATACGCTGGGCAAGCCGTTCTTAAGGCTCTTGCGCGACATCGTGCGAGCCGGTGAGCGCAACAATACGCCGGTGACATTGTGCGGCGAGCTTGCAGGCAAGCCGATATCGGCGATGGCGCTGCTCGGCCTCGGATTTCGCTCAGTGTCGATGTCGCCGGCCTCGATCGGGCCGGTAAAGGCAATGCTGCTCGGACTTGATGCCGCGGCCCTGGCAAAGGTCATGAACGAGGCGTTGGACGATATTCATGCAACGACTCCGATGCGCGAGGTGCTTGCCCACTTCGCCGAGAGCCACAATATTCCCCTTTAG
- a CDS encoding DUF421 domain-containing protein, giving the protein MESVIRGLSIYFALLVIIRLSGRRTLAQMTPFDLVILLVVSETTQQAMLGDDFSITNAIALILTLFLADILLSYLKSWSPLAGKVIDGVPTILIANGVADQEALRGCRLQMEDVLEAARNQQGVDSVKDIRFAILEVSGAISIIKNQ; this is encoded by the coding sequence ATGGAAAGCGTTATTCGCGGCCTTTCGATCTATTTTGCCCTCCTTGTCATCATACGCCTGTCTGGACGCCGGACGCTCGCGCAGATGACGCCGTTCGATCTCGTGATCCTGTTGGTGGTCTCCGAGACGACGCAGCAGGCGATGCTCGGCGATGATTTTTCGATAACCAACGCGATCGCGCTGATCTTGACCCTGTTTCTTGCGGATATCCTGCTCTCCTATCTCAAGAGCTGGTCACCGCTGGCGGGCAAGGTCATCGACGGCGTTCCGACCATTCTGATTGCAAACGGGGTTGCGGATCAGGAGGCCTTGCGCGGCTGCAGGCTGCAGATGGAAGACGTGCTCGAGGCGGCTCGCAATCAACAGGGTGTCGACAGCGTCAAGGACATCCGCTTCGCCATCCTCGAGGTGAGTGGCGCCATCAGCATCATCAAAAATCAATGA
- a CDS encoding aspartate kinase: protein MARIVMKFGGTSVADLDRIKNVARHVKREVDAGHEVAVVVSAMSGKTNELVGWVQGTPKVVGANSPFYDAREYDAVVASGEQVTCGLLAIALQAMDINARSWQGWQIPIRTDNAHGAARILEIDGADIIKRMGEGQVAVVAGFQGLGPDNRIATLGRGGSDTSAVAIAAAVKADRCDIYTDVDGVYTTDPRIVPQARRLKKVAFEEMLEMASLGAKVLQVRSVELAMVHKVRTFVRSSFEDPDAPGMGDLLNPPGTLICDEDEIVEQEVVTGIAYAKDEAQISLRRLADRPGVSAAIFGPLAESHINVDMIVQNISEDGSKTDMTFTVPSGDVEKAIKVLGENKEKIGYDVVQNESGLVKVSVIGIGMRSHAGVAATAFKALAEKGINIKAITTSEIKISILIDGPYAELAVRTLHSCYGLDKN, encoded by the coding sequence ATGGCACGCATCGTAATGAAATTCGGCGGAACGTCCGTCGCTGATCTGGACCGCATCAAGAACGTTGCCCGCCATGTGAAACGTGAAGTCGATGCCGGCCACGAGGTTGCGGTGGTGGTGTCGGCGATGTCCGGCAAGACTAACGAGCTGGTTGGCTGGGTGCAGGGGACGCCGAAGGTCGTCGGTGCCAATTCACCTTTCTACGATGCGCGCGAATATGACGCGGTCGTCGCTTCGGGTGAGCAGGTGACATGCGGGTTGCTGGCGATCGCGCTGCAGGCCATGGACATCAATGCGCGCTCCTGGCAGGGCTGGCAGATCCCGATCCGCACGGACAATGCGCATGGCGCTGCCCGCATCCTTGAAATCGACGGTGCCGACATCATCAAGCGCATGGGCGAAGGTCAGGTCGCCGTCGTCGCCGGTTTCCAGGGTCTGGGGCCGGACAATCGGATAGCGACGCTTGGCCGCGGCGGTTCGGATACGTCGGCGGTGGCGATCGCGGCTGCTGTCAAAGCCGATCGCTGCGATATCTATACCGATGTCGACGGCGTCTATACGACCGATCCACGCATCGTGCCGCAGGCGCGTCGACTGAAGAAGGTCGCCTTCGAGGAAATGCTCGAAATGGCCTCGCTCGGCGCCAAGGTGCTGCAGGTCCGCTCGGTCGAGCTTGCCATGGTGCACAAGGTCCGTACCTTCGTGCGCTCCTCTTTCGAAGATCCCGATGCTCCGGGCATGGGTGATTTGTTGAATCCGCCCGGAACGCTGATTTGTGACGAGGATGAAATCGTGGAACAGGAAGTAGTCACCGGCATCGCCTATGCCAAGGATGAGGCTCAGATCTCGCTTCGCCGTCTTGCTGACCGGCCCGGCGTTTCCGCCGCGATCTTCGGCCCCCTCGCCGAAAGCCATATCAACGTCGACATGATCGTCCAGAACATTTCAGAGGACGGTTCCAAGACGGACATGACCTTCACTGTGCCTTCGGGCGACGTTGAGAAGGCAATCAAGGTGCTCGGCGAGAACAAGGAGAAGATCGGCTACGACGTCGTGCAGAACGAATCGGGCTTGGTCAAAGTTTCGGTCATCGGCATCGGAATGCGTTCACATGCAGGTGTTGCCGCCACCGCCTTCAAGGCTCTTGCCGAGAAGGGGATCAACATCAAAGCGATCACGACTTCGGAAATCAAGATTTCCATCCTGATCGACGGTCCTTATGCGGAACTCGCTGTCAGGACTTTGCATTCCTGCTACGGTCTGGATAAGAATTGA
- a CDS encoding adenylate/guanylate cyclase domain-containing protein yields MSEARSLFAQLRQSAQPEIVNAMERLVRDGPDRKLCRINALAFAASEDLGEEPVVNAFLHASRLGIFDLSWNVLCPGCGGVLDANTSLRTVQSDEYNCALCAAGYEPTLDEMVEVTFTVSPRVRRIAAHNPHELPPLEYFRQIYWSSGVDLPEEDFEAKVDEFVLECLELPPGEKAVISLQLPSDFVIIFEPVTHAAQFLDIKGAPTKERQSLSLVFDRAHRHSEPLELRPGPVRISVENHTEVRTLPSVCVANEALHGLLGRRRPFLTAKRLLSNQTFRDIYRTDTIEVDQRLKITSLTFLFTDLRGSTELYERVGDLAAFDLVKTHFGILNDIVGAEAGAVVKTIGDAVMATFPTPDRAVIAAMRMREAMRKLNQERGSEDLLLKIGIHEGPCIAVNLNERQDYFGQTVNIASRVQHLATSREIFATGSVLGDPRAFSLLTDRGLNPMSQKVTLRGITHEISIFAIP; encoded by the coding sequence ATGAGTGAGGCTCGGTCATTATTCGCACAACTGCGCCAGTCGGCGCAGCCGGAAATCGTAAACGCTATGGAGCGGCTCGTCCGTGACGGACCCGACCGCAAGCTTTGCCGTATCAATGCGCTTGCCTTCGCAGCCAGCGAGGACCTCGGCGAGGAGCCGGTGGTCAACGCATTTCTGCATGCGTCCCGCCTCGGCATATTCGATCTGTCATGGAACGTGCTGTGTCCCGGCTGTGGTGGGGTGCTCGATGCCAATACCTCGCTGAGGACCGTCCAGAGCGACGAGTATAACTGCGCACTGTGTGCTGCGGGCTACGAGCCGACGCTGGACGAGATGGTCGAAGTCACCTTCACTGTCAGCCCGCGCGTGCGCCGCATTGCCGCTCACAATCCGCACGAATTGCCGCCCTTGGAATATTTCCGCCAGATCTACTGGAGTTCAGGTGTCGACCTGCCGGAGGAGGATTTTGAGGCGAAGGTCGACGAATTCGTGCTTGAATGCCTCGAACTGCCGCCGGGAGAGAAAGCCGTCATCTCCTTGCAGCTGCCTTCGGATTTCGTCATCATCTTCGAACCTGTCACCCATGCAGCGCAGTTCCTGGATATCAAAGGCGCGCCAACCAAGGAGCGACAGAGCCTCTCGCTTGTATTCGATCGCGCACACCGGCACAGCGAGCCCCTTGAGCTGAGGCCAGGTCCGGTACGCATTTCGGTGGAGAACCACACCGAAGTCCGCACCTTGCCATCGGTTTGCGTTGCAAACGAGGCCCTTCATGGTTTGCTCGGCCGCCGCCGCCCGTTCCTGACTGCCAAGCGCCTGCTCTCTAACCAGACCTTCCGCGACATCTATCGCACCGACACGATAGAAGTGGATCAGCGGTTGAAGATCACCAGCCTGACCTTTCTCTTTACCGATCTGCGCGGTTCGACCGAGCTTTACGAAAGAGTAGGCGACCTCGCTGCATTCGACCTCGTGAAAACGCATTTCGGCATTCTCAACGACATCGTTGGCGCGGAAGCGGGTGCTGTCGTCAAAACAATCGGCGACGCGGTGATGGCCACTTTCCCGACCCCCGACCGCGCAGTCATCGCGGCCATGCGAATGCGCGAGGCGATGCGCAAGCTCAACCAGGAACGTGGCAGCGAAGATCTGCTTCTGAAGATCGGCATCCACGAGGGACCATGCATCGCCGTGAACCTGAACGAACGGCAGGATTACTTCGGGCAGACGGTGAACATCGCCTCGCGGGTCCAACATCTGGCCACATCGCGCGAAATCTTCGCGACCGGCTCGGTGTTAGGCGACCCGCGCGCCTTCAGCCTCCTGACGGATCGCGGCCTCAATCCCATGTCGCAAAAAGTCACGCTTCGCGGCATCACTCACGAAATCAGCATCTTTGCGATTCCGTAA